ATTTCCCACCCCCGGTTCCGAATCCGTGAAACGGGCGTTGGAATAGGCAAAATCGGCGTCCATGATGAACCAGGTAGTGGGCGTGTAATAATTCGCCCATTCGACCCCATCACGTCGGCTGGGGCGGCTTGGCTCGGTCGTCCCGGCATCCCCGACAAAGAGAAGCTCGGAGTCGGAATCCAAAATCCATAATGTGAGGGAGCTCTGAAGATGCGGCACGATGGCGGTGCGTGTCCCGACCTCCGCGCCTTTGGTTCGCACCAGCGGGTCCACTTTGGAGACCGGTTGAAGGGTGCTGGGATCCACCTGGATGGTCGACCCCCGTCCGTCATTGCTGTGAAAGCCGTAACCCCCGTTGATGTAATACTCCGTTTTGGCCCAGGGTCCGAAGATGAGGCTCAATTTGGGACTGGTAATCGAATCGTGGGCGATTCCGGAATTGGCGTCAATATTGCTGTTCACATCCCAGCGGTAGAAGTCCTCTCGCACGCCGGCCACCGTCCGGAATTTTTCGGCCCATCGGAAACCGTTTTGAAAATAAACTCCCAGGCTGGTCTGCACGACCTGGTCCTGGCTCGTGGTGGAAAGCACGTTCTGTGCCTGGGTGTGGTAGAGCGCGACGTTCGCGATATTGTCGTTACGAAGTTGCAGACCGACGGTGTTGTCCATGTCATGCCCGCCGAGTTGCGTTAACCAGCCCTGACTCGTTTTGAAACCCGTGACGACGCGCTTGTCCGCCTGTTCAAACTGGTCGCCCGTCCCGTCGCCGAATGGGGCCTCGGGATGGTCGAGAAAGAAGGTGAAATCCGAGAAAAGATTCAGTTTGTAATCGATCAGATAGACATCGGCTTTTGTGATTGAATTCTCCCCCGTCTTCTGCCATTGCCCGACCAGACTATGCCGGTAGGATCTTCCCCCGTCGGTCGGATCGATCGCGCCAAATCGCGAGATCAGGTTTTCGTGAATGGCCCGTAGAGGGACCTGATCCGTGGAGTTCCAGGTTCCGTCATATTCCGAGGCCGTGATGCTCCATCCATTCTGTTGCACTCCCCGGCTGTAACGCAACACGCCATTCAATCTTTTAAAATTGTCCGGGTTATCCCAGGGTCCGTCGTTGTGAAACAATTCCAACGCGTAGAGCAAATGTCCGTCTCCAAGGCTCGGGGATGCGGCCAGCAACGCGCGCCGGTAACCGTCCGTACCCGCCCCGACTTCCGCGATGTTACGGGGCAAGACATTCGCATAGTCCATATTGACCGCGCCGGCGGAAGAAAAATCCCCTTCGTCCGCATAATAAGGTCCTTTCTTGTACTGGACCCCGCTGACGATCTCGGGAATCAAGAAATTCAGATCGGAATACCCCTGCCCGTGGGCGTGGGTCGGCATATTCACGGGAGCCCCTCCCACCGTCAAGGATAGATCCGTCCCATGATCCAGATTGAATCCCCGAAGATAATATTGATTCGCTTTCCCTTCCCCACTGTGCTGACTGATGATCACACCGGGAACGGCCTCAAGCAGTTCTCCGGTCCGCTTGATGGGTCGATCTTCGATTTGTTTGGGGGTCACGGTCCCTTCCGTCGAAGAATCGGCCGTTCCCACAAGATTCTCGGCGGAATCGGTGACCTCGACCGTCTCCAAGGTTTGGACCCCGCCTGAAAAGGCGGGTTTCGGAAATGCGACGATCAACAGGATTGACAGGATAAGAAACAGAAACGCCAAGGGATCGTCGATGACCCGCATGAGTAATTTCTCCAGGTTGAGTTATTCAAGTCGGAATCGAATCGGAACATCGACCCATGCGGCGACCGGTGCTTCGCCCTCGTGTGCTGGGTCAAACCTCCATTTTTTCACGGCCGTCAGTGCCGCTTGGTCGAGCACAGGGTGACCTGAACTCTTTTCAACCCGGATTTCGGCCGGGTTCCCTTCCACGCTGATAAAAACCCGAAGAACGACCGTTCCCTGAATCCCGAGCTTTCGCGCAGTGGCCGGATACTTGGGCTTTGGATTTTCGAGATAGGCTGCGTCAAATTGCGGTGGCGTGAGAGACCGACCGGCCGGGTCTTGAGAGGCCGGGTGGTTTTGCAAGGCGTCCGGTACCTGCGATTGGGTGGAGGCACTTTGAATAGGGAATTGGACCGGTGGATTTTCCGCCAAGGATTGGATTTCTGGATTCATTGTCGGCTGAGTTTCCTGAACGGGCTCTGGATGAACGACCTTGGGTGTTTCCAGATTAGGACGAGGTCGTTGCACCGGGCGGCTCGGGGTTTCCGGCGGTGTCGGGGTAGGAATTCCCACCGATTTTTCCCTCGGCCAATCGGCCAGGATCACCTCGAAAATCTGCGGCCGGTGCGGTATAAACCGGTGAACGGTGGCGATCAGCGAGACCGATATTAATGCGCCGTGCAACGCGAGCGAAAGCAGGAAGGCCGGCCCGATCTGATTAATTTTCGCTATTTCACTCAACCTGACTGCCGCCGGGTATCGCATTTATTTTCCTTTGGGCATCGCGCCGCCGAGCACATGGAACATTCCGGGAAGGTCGGGCAGCGACTCGGCCCGCCCGGTTAAAAAGTAGAGGCCCACCACCAGGCTGAACAGGCCCGCCGCCACGCCGACCGCCACATATACGCGACGTTCGCTCTGTGCGCTCAAGAAACCGGCGGCCGTGACCACGGCGATCAGACTGTTACTGAGGATGAGGCCCACGACAAAAGTCCCCATCAACAGCAGGCCGCTCGCGACTCCGCTCGTCCCGCCGACCGCGGCGATGAGCAGCACCTGCGAGCCCGTTTCGGCCCCGATGCCGTGAATAATTCCCACGATGAACGCGGAGACCGGACTGTACTGCGACAACCGGTGTTTGTGCTCATGCGCGCGGCCCTCGAGCCACTCGTGCATCCTGTGCCAGAGGTAAGCGATTCCGGAGAAAACCAGCATCCAGCGACTTCGCAATCGGAACTCCGCCCTTCCACGGAGATACTGCACCAGGGAGTAGAACACCCAGGCCGCCAGGAGGAGCAGCGTCAGGCCCACCACCCGCTCGAGAATCGGGTCTACCCAATCGGGCAGAAGCGCCTGGGCCAGAAGCGCCGCCGACCCGAGCGTCACCACCATGGCCGCGTGGCCCAACACATACATCGTCGACAGGAACAGAACCGGCCGCCCCGTGCGGGCGGCGGACAGGAAACCACGACTGCCCTTTGCCATTCCCCGGGCCTCCGCCCCGTCCTCCACTCGGCCAGTGCTGGTTATATCGGTGATGGCCGCGATATGATCCCAGTCGATCCCGTGGCGAAAGCCGTAGAGAAAGGTCGTAAAAAGAACCAATCCAAGATATTCCGTCACGGAGTCTTCCCTCGCCTCATGAGAGCGCCTTTCCGGTTGTGGTCATCGTCAGCTTTCCGTGCTTAACCCCCTTGGTTCCGATGAGTCGATCCGCGATCGCCCGGACCGCCGCTCCTTTTCCCATCACGACGAGCACCTCCATGCAGTTCCGTTCATCCAGATGAACGTGGAGGGTGGATTGGACCGCTTTGTGATATTGGTGCTGAAGGTGGGCCAAGGTCTCGCCCAATTCGCGGACATCGTGGTCATAGACGATCGTGATCGTCCCGACGACCTTTTCCCCGAATTTCCATTCCTCTTCCACCAGTTGATCCCGGATCAGGTCCCGGATCGCCTCGGACCGGTTGACGTATTTTTTATCCCTGATCAGTCGGTCGAACCCTTCGAGGAGATGATGGTCCAGAGAAACGCCGAAGCGGATGGTTTTCTTCATGACGAAGGGTTCCTCCTTACCGTCGTGTTACGTTTTTATAAATCGTAACACAATTGAATATGCACGTCAAGGCTGGGGAAGCCGCCGATTCCCGAAGCCGGGAGGAACGAAGATGCGTCGTCTGGACAGACGATTCCGAATGGTTAATTTACCCCAAGGCGAGGAGCCGATTGTTGGAATCTTCCCCGGATTAAAGGAATGATTCGGGAGGGAATTGCTTCAAACTCTGTCAGTCACTAAAGCTGAGGAGGGCGTTGCAGGACTCCGTGGAGGAGCCTCGTCACAGTCCAAGTAGCCGCATAAACCACTCCGAGGAGCACGACATCCGTCGGGCCCACGGGCATATCCCAGGAATAGGCCATATAGAAACCGAGGAACGCGGCGGCCCCCCCGTTCAAAGATGAAATCACCGTGAACTGGCGCATGTTACGTGCGAAGAGGTGCGCGATCAGCGCAGGAATCAGTAAAAAACCGAACGAAATCAGCGGACCGACGCTGAGCACGGCCATCGAGACCGTCAGACCGATGAGGATGTAGAGCATCACATCCCAAAAAACCACATTCTTACGAAGGACCATTGCCATGTCGCGATCAAATGAAACCAGAAGCAATTCCTTCTGGAAAAGTCCAAGCATGACAAGCACCAGTGCAAGTATGGCCGCCGTGAGCACGAGATCGAAATTGGAGACCGCAATTACCTCTCCTTTCAGCATGTCGAGCAAGCCGATCTCGCCGTAGGGATTTTGCGCCAGCAGCAGGATGCTTGCGGCGCCGGCCACAACGTACGCCGTGCCGAGCCGGCCTTCGAGTTGTCCACGGCCTCTTCGCTCCATGAACGCCAGCGTCAGAATCGCCGCCAGTGAAAAGGCGATGGAGCCCGTAAAGGCCAGCATGTGGGCCGCTTGCGGGC
This sequence is a window from Nitrospiria bacterium. Protein-coding genes within it:
- a CDS encoding TonB-dependent receptor, with product MRVIDDPLAFLFLILSILLIVAFPKPAFSGGVQTLETVEVTDSAENLVGTADSSTEGTVTPKQIEDRPIKRTGELLEAVPGVIISQHSGEGKANQYYLRGFNLDHGTDLSLTVGGAPVNMPTHAHGQGYSDLNFLIPEIVSGVQYKKGPYYADEGDFSSAGAVNMDYANVLPRNIAEVGAGTDGYRRALLAASPSLGDGHLLYALELFHNDGPWDNPDNFKRLNGVLRYSRGVQQNGWSITASEYDGTWNSTDQVPLRAIHENLISRFGAIDPTDGGRSYRHSLVGQWQKTGENSITKADVYLIDYKLNLFSDFTFFLDHPEAPFGDGTGDQFEQADKRVVTGFKTSQGWLTQLGGHDMDNTVGLQLRNDNIANVALYHTQAQNVLSTTSQDQVVQTSLGVYFQNGFRWAEKFRTVAGVREDFYRWDVNSNIDANSGIAHDSITSPKLSLIFGPWAKTEYYINGGYGFHSNDGRGSTIQVDPSTLQPVSKVDPLVRTKGAEVGTRTAIVPHLQSSLTLWILDSDSELLFVGDAGTTEPSRPSRRDGVEWANYYTPTTWFIMDADFAYSNARFTDSEPGVGNHIPGSPQAVASVGASVDGLSGFLGSLRLRYFGPRPLIEDNSVRSQSSTTVDARVGYQFFKTWRVLVDVFNLFNAKVSDIDYYYTSRLQGEPLTGVNDIHTHPAEPLEVRVTVAASF
- a CDS encoding energy transducer TonB; this translates as MRYPAAVRLSEIAKINQIGPAFLLSLALHGALISVSLIATVHRFIPHRPQIFEVILADWPREKSVGIPTPTPPETPSRPVQRPRPNLETPKVVHPEPVQETQPTMNPEIQSLAENPPVQFPIQSASTQSQVPDALQNHPASQDPAGRSLTPPQFDAAYLENPKPKYPATARKLGIQGTVVLRVFISVEGNPAEIRVEKSSGHPVLDQAALTAVKKWRFDPAHEGEAPVAAWVDVPIRFRLE
- the nikR gene encoding nickel-responsive transcriptional regulator NikR, with translation MKKTIRFGVSLDHHLLEGFDRLIRDKKYVNRSEAIRDLIRDQLVEEEWKFGEKVVGTITIVYDHDVRELGETLAHLQHQYHKAVQSTLHVHLDERNCMEVLVVMGKGAAVRAIADRLIGTKGVKHGKLTMTTTGKALS
- a CDS encoding metal ABC transporter permease, whose protein sequence is METLGQILSPDFLLRNSVYTSVLVGLACPLVGVFLVMRRLAFLGVALPQISSTGIAFALSFPVWLGFNPAGYSPQAAHMLAFTGSIAFSLAAILTLAFMERRGRGQLEGRLGTAYVVAGAASILLLAQNPYGEIGLLDMLKGEVIAVSNFDLVLTAAILALVLVMLGLFQKELLLVSFDRDMAMVLRKNVVFWDVMLYILIGLTVSMAVLSVGPLISFGFLLIPALIAHLFARNMRQFTVISSLNGGAAAFLGFYMAYSWDMPVGPTDVVLLGVVYAATWTVTRLLHGVLQRPPQL